CCCGGTGTGTTGGAAGACATCACCGAGATCGTTCTGAACGTCAAAAGCTTGATCGTCCGCAACCACACCGAATCGACTCGAGTCATCACGGTTGAACGCAGCACCGCTGGTGTGATCACCGGTGCCGACATCGAAACCGATTCGGAAGTCGACATCATCAACAAAGATCACGTGTTGGCGACGCTGACCGAAGACGCTCCGTTCATGATGGAAATGGTCGTCGAAAATGGTCGCGGCTATGTTCCCAGCAGTGAACACAGCAGCATCGATCATGAAATCGGCATCATTCCGATTGACGCCGTCTTCAGCCCGATCACCCGAGTCCGCTATGAAGTGGAAGAAACTCGTGTCGGTCAAAAGACCAACTTCGACAAGCTGAACTTGGAAATCTGGACCGACGGCACGGTTTCGCCCGAAATGTCGCTGATCGAAGCGGCGAAAATCCTGCGGAAACACCTCAACCCGTTCGTGCAGTATCGCGAATTGGGACCCAGTATCTTCAGCGCCGCCCGCGGCGGTGCCGGATCGCCCGAGGCCCAGTTGGAAGCCAAGCTGAACATGACGCTGGCCGACCTGCGGCTTTCGGTCCGAGCGAACAATTGCTTGGAAAGCGAAAACATTGCGACGGTTCGCGACCTGGTTCAGCGGACCGAAGATTCCCTGTTGGAAGTGCGTAACTTTGGCGACACGACTTTGAACGAAGTCCGCGAAAAGTTGGCGCAGTACGGACTGCATTTGGGAATGAGGGTTCCCAGCCAACCGCTGTTTTAGTCACACTGGTCCAACGATCACTCATTGAAAGCTTTATTACGGATTCACTGAAATGCGTCACCGCCGAAAAGGTCGCGTTCTGGGTCGGGCTCCCAGCCACCGCAAAGCATTGCTGAAAAACTTGGTCAGCGCCCTGTTTCTGACCGAACGGGATGCAACGTACGACGACAATGCGCCGAAGAACCCTGGCCAAATTGTGACCACGCTGCACAAGGCCAAGGAAATGCGCCCGTTGGTCGAAAAGTGCATCACGATCGCGAAGAAGTCGATCCCGCACGCTGAAGAAGCCGAGAAGTATGCGACCGATGCCGATCGTGGCACGGATGCTTACAAGCAATGGCGCAAGAGCGACGATTGGCAAAAGTGGGCTGCCGCACGTGCCCCCGTGGTCGCCGCACAGCGCCGCGTTTTGCAGTTGATCGGCGACCGTCAAGCGGTGGCGATCCTGTTCGACACGATTGCACCACGCTATGTCGATCGCCCCGGTGGCTACACTCGAATCGTCCGTCTGGCAACGCCTCGCTTGGGCGACGCTGGTTTGCGTGCGGTTCTGCAGTTGGTCGGTGAAGACGAACGTCGTAATCGTCGCGCCGAACGACCGGCGTTTGAATCGGACGTGCCGGAAGATGATTCCAACAACGGCCCCGAAGCCAGCGGTGACGACGCGGACAAGAAAGAAGAAACCGTTGCGGCCGGCGACGCTAGCTGACACGACGCTGCGATAGCACCGCCAGTCAGCGGTATCAACACAAGCCGGGTTGCGATTTTACAAGATCGCATCTCGGCTTTTTTCGTGGCTAATTTTGGTCCTGAGTTCCACCGCTGCGGTGGCAACGGATTGGGAAGATCAGATGCGGCGTCCCTGGCTGCGACGCCAGGCGCGAATCTGTTTTTCGACGCCGATCGCTTCGGTCAATGCTGACCAGGTTGCGGCGACCGTCGCCAAGGCTTGTGCCGGTTTCGTATCGCCCGCGACGCAAGCGTGAATCGAGGCATCAAGAGCGTCGTAGTAGGCACAACCTTGAATCAGCTGAGTGGTCGGACGAACGATCGCCGACGACAGCTGGTCACGCCGAATTTGCTGATAGGGATCCGGTAGCGATTCGCCACCGTCGATTGAGTCTGCAATCCGAGTGACGTCCAAGCCGGCCAATTGATTGCGGACCGAGCCAATCCCTTCACCACCGGCCAGCCATTGCAGGAACTGCTTCGCTGATTTTGATTGCCGGCACGACTTCGGCAGGATCCCCAACGAAGTCCACGGTGAAAGCAGGGTCGGGCCGACATCGGATGAAACTGTCTGGTCACCCTCAGACTGCATCGAATCGGATACCGTCGACGGCAGTGGTCGCAGGTCCAATGACGAAGTATCACCCGCCGACGCCGGCAGAACTCCGATTCCACCATCCAAGGTTC
The DNA window shown above is from Crateriforma spongiae and carries:
- a CDS encoding DNA-directed RNA polymerase subunit alpha translates to MSMHIRWRGMELPSNVEVDRDTLSATYGKFTAEPFERGFGASVGNSLRRVLLSSLMGSAVTQIKIRGAQHEFTSIPGVLEDITEIVLNVKSLIVRNHTESTRVITVERSTAGVITGADIETDSEVDIINKDHVLATLTEDAPFMMEMVVENGRGYVPSSEHSSIDHEIGIIPIDAVFSPITRVRYEVEETRVGQKTNFDKLNLEIWTDGTVSPEMSLIEAAKILRKHLNPFVQYRELGPSIFSAARGGAGSPEAQLEAKLNMTLADLRLSVRANNCLESENIATVRDLVQRTEDSLLEVRNFGDTTLNEVREKLAQYGLHLGMRVPSQPLF
- a CDS encoding bL17 family ribosomal protein is translated as MRHRRKGRVLGRAPSHRKALLKNLVSALFLTERDATYDDNAPKNPGQIVTTLHKAKEMRPLVEKCITIAKKSIPHAEEAEKYATDADRGTDAYKQWRKSDDWQKWAAARAPVVAAQRRVLQLIGDRQAVAILFDTIAPRYVDRPGGYTRIVRLATPRLGDAGLRAVLQLVGEDERRNRRAERPAFESDVPEDDSNNGPEASGDDADKKEETVAAGDAS